In one Pseudodesulfovibrio tunisiensis genomic region, the following are encoded:
- a CDS encoding Hpt domain-containing protein, which produces MAKQPMLEHVDAELEVLMDRFFASSRRDVETMRQALAEGDLATVTRLGHSAKGAGRGYGFLGMGELGRELEQAGKAGDRKAAEDALDRLAHYLDNVRYEFK; this is translated from the coding sequence ATGGCGAAACAGCCCATGCTTGAACATGTTGATGCGGAACTGGAAGTGCTGATGGACCGCTTTTTTGCTTCCAGCCGCAGGGATGTGGAAACAATGCGCCAGGCTTTGGCGGAAGGCGATCTGGCAACCGTGACCCGTCTCGGCCATTCGGCCAAGGGCGCTGGCAGGGGATACGGTTTTCTGGGGATGGGCGAGCTGGGGCGCGAACTCGAGCAGGCGGGCAAGGCCGGTGACAGGAAGGCTGCCGAGGATGCTCTGGATCGGCTGGCCCATTATCTGGACAATGTTCGCTACGAGTTCAAGTGA
- the feoB gene encoding ferrous iron transport protein B, with product MDKVTIAIAGNPNCGKTTMFNALTGARQHVANWPGVTVEKKVGRMHAQGREIELVDLPGTYSLTAYTQEELVSRNYLVEERPEVVVDILNADALERNLYLAVQFREMGIPLVLGLNMMDEVHRHGKDIDTERLATLTGCPTVETVARNGEGKNRLLDAALKLAEEKQGEWHPLHISYGPDLDPVLTEMEEIIETSGFMTDRIPARWTGIKYLEHDEDVVLKGRVMDADVSNRLEKMADKVSDHTIKTLKAAPDAIIADYRYGYIAGIIKGVVSYPVLDSRRISMSDKIDKVLTHKFLGPLIMLGIVYMIYKITFTVGEIPMGWLESLFGWLGETVYAAMPDGLLRSLMVSGVIDGVGGVLGFVPLIMFMFLMISALEDSGYIARMAYMLDRVFRTFGLHGTSVLPFIVSGGIAGGCAVPGVMASRTLRSPREKLATLFVAPYMTCGAKVPVFLMLAAAFFPNQGAAVMVAITLGAWVMALIVARILRWTVIRGESTPFVMELPPYRMPTLAGVLIHTWERTWEYAKKAGTVILGISILLWALMTFPQLPEAEVAKFEAERAPIAAQIEALGENPPESAIAPLEDKLSEITNREAEDALRNTFAGRIGTALEPVSELAGFNWRTNIALTGGFAAKEIIVSTLGTAYSLGDVDPEDAQPLSRRIAADPGFSKAGAIALIIFVMLYAPCFVTVVTMARESSWKWAMFSVFGSTGLAFGLAVAAFQITKNIL from the coding sequence ATGGACAAAGTGACCATAGCCATTGCCGGGAACCCCAACTGCGGCAAAACCACCATGTTCAACGCCCTGACCGGGGCGCGACAGCATGTGGCCAACTGGCCCGGCGTGACCGTGGAAAAAAAGGTCGGACGCATGCACGCCCAGGGCAGGGAGATTGAACTGGTCGATCTGCCCGGCACCTATTCCCTGACCGCATACACGCAGGAGGAACTGGTTTCCCGGAACTACCTCGTGGAAGAACGCCCCGAGGTTGTCGTGGACATTCTGAACGCGGACGCGCTGGAACGAAACCTCTATCTGGCCGTGCAGTTCCGCGAAATGGGCATTCCTCTGGTCCTCGGCCTGAACATGATGGACGAGGTGCACCGACACGGAAAGGACATCGACACGGAACGCCTTGCCACCCTCACGGGCTGCCCGACCGTGGAAACCGTGGCCCGCAACGGCGAGGGCAAGAACAGGCTGCTCGACGCGGCCCTGAAGCTTGCCGAGGAAAAACAGGGAGAATGGCATCCCCTGCACATCTCCTACGGCCCGGATCTGGACCCGGTTCTGACGGAAATGGAGGAAATCATCGAGACCTCCGGTTTCATGACCGACCGAATCCCGGCCCGGTGGACCGGCATCAAATACCTTGAACACGACGAAGACGTGGTGCTCAAGGGACGGGTTATGGACGCAGACGTGTCCAACCGTCTGGAAAAGATGGCGGACAAGGTTTCCGACCATACGATCAAGACGCTGAAGGCAGCCCCGGACGCCATCATTGCGGACTACCGTTACGGCTACATTGCGGGCATCATCAAGGGCGTGGTCAGCTATCCCGTGCTCGACTCCAGACGGATCAGCATGTCCGACAAGATCGACAAGGTGCTGACGCACAAGTTTCTCGGCCCGCTCATCATGCTCGGCATCGTGTACATGATCTACAAGATCACGTTCACGGTGGGCGAAATTCCCATGGGCTGGCTGGAATCCCTGTTCGGCTGGCTCGGAGAGACCGTCTATGCGGCCATGCCCGACGGCCTGCTTCGATCGCTGATGGTCTCCGGCGTGATCGACGGCGTAGGCGGCGTGCTCGGCTTCGTGCCTCTGATCATGTTCATGTTCCTGATGATTTCGGCTCTGGAGGACTCGGGCTACATCGCGCGCATGGCCTACATGCTGGACCGCGTGTTCCGCACCTTCGGCCTGCACGGCACGTCCGTGCTGCCCTTCATCGTGTCCGGCGGCATTGCGGGCGGATGCGCGGTTCCCGGAGTCATGGCCTCGCGCACCCTGCGCAGCCCCCGGGAAAAGCTGGCCACCCTGTTCGTGGCCCCGTACATGACCTGCGGAGCCAAGGTGCCCGTCTTTCTGATGCTGGCAGCGGCCTTCTTCCCCAACCAGGGTGCGGCCGTGATGGTCGCCATCACCCTCGGCGCATGGGTCATGGCCCTGATCGTGGCCCGCATTCTGCGCTGGACCGTAATCCGCGGCGAATCCACCCCCTTTGTCATGGAACTGCCACCCTACCGCATGCCGACTCTGGCTGGCGTCCTGATCCATACATGGGAACGCACATGGGAGTATGCCAAAAAGGCGGGTACGGTGATTCTGGGCATTTCCATCCTGCTTTGGGCGCTCATGACCTTTCCCCAGCTTCCCGAAGCCGAAGTGGCGAAATTCGAGGCCGAACGCGCTCCCATAGCGGCCCAGATCGAGGCCCTCGGCGAAAATCCTCCGGAATCCGCGATTGCCCCGCTTGAGGACAAGCTCTCGGAAATCACGAACCGCGAAGCCGAAGACGCCTTGCGAAACACGTTCGCAGGCCGCATCGGCACCGCGCTGGAACCCGTGTCCGAACTGGCGGGCTTCAACTGGCGCACGAACATCGCCCTGACCGGCGGATTCGCAGCCAAGGAAATCATCGTGTCCACGCTGGGTACGGCCTATTCCCTGGGGGACGTGGACCCCGAGGACGCCCAGCCCCTGTCCCGACGCATCGCGGCCGATCCGGGTTTCAGCAAGGCCGGAGCCATCGCCCTGATCATCTTCGTGATGCTCTATGCCCCCTGCTTCGTCACCGTGGTCACCATGGCCCGGGAATCAAGCTGGAAATGGGCCATGTTCAGCGTATTCGGCTCCACGGGACTGGCCTTTGGCCTTGCCGTGGCAGCTTTTCAGATCACGAAGAACATCCTGTAA
- a CDS encoding Rid family detoxifying hydrolase yields MKSIEIVHTDKAPAAVGPYSQATKANGMVFVSGQLGILPDQGKLATGFRAQAEQALENLKAILEASGSGLDKVLAVEVFLDDMAAFRDFNEIYAQYFSDHKPARAAIEVGGLPLGGLVELKCTALTD; encoded by the coding sequence ATGAAATCCATTGAAATCGTCCATACGGACAAGGCTCCGGCCGCTGTCGGCCCCTACTCGCAGGCCACCAAGGCGAACGGCATGGTCTTTGTCTCGGGCCAGCTCGGCATCCTCCCGGATCAGGGCAAACTCGCCACCGGATTCCGCGCGCAGGCAGAACAGGCGCTGGAAAACCTCAAGGCCATTCTGGAAGCCTCGGGTTCCGGGCTGGACAAGGTACTGGCCGTGGAAGTGTTTCTGGACGACATGGCCGCATTCAGGGATTTCAACGAAATCTATGCGCAATACTTTTCGGACCACAAACCGGCCCGCGCCGCCATCGAAGTGGGCGGATTGCCTCTGGGCGGTCTGGTCGAACTCAAATGCACGGCCCTGACAGACTGA
- a CDS encoding HAD family hydrolase, with protein MPETTHIRLPEAARTVIFDQDGVLIDSWDSSIHYFNRIRQEMGLGPMSRDQEDYSFIHTVDQSIDHITPDHLKHLIPQAKATVRFEELLPLVKLQPGIVEFLERLRDAGFKLAVDTNGGIEQHMILEHVGLLHLFHKIVTTADVAEGKPSPEGVHAILGEFDLNTAQALFIGDSSIDMRTANNAGVTFWAYRNSDLKAGIHLADYGSVLLP; from the coding sequence ATGCCTGAAACCACACACATCCGCCTCCCTGAAGCCGCACGCACCGTGATCTTCGATCAGGACGGCGTGCTCATCGACTCCTGGGACTCCTCGATTCACTATTTCAACCGCATCAGGCAGGAAATGGGCCTCGGTCCCATGTCTCGGGATCAGGAAGACTACAGCTTCATCCACACCGTGGACCAGAGCATCGACCATATAACCCCGGACCATCTGAAGCACCTGATCCCACAGGCAAAGGCCACCGTCCGCTTCGAAGAGCTGCTTCCTCTGGTCAAGCTCCAGCCCGGCATAGTCGAATTTCTGGAACGCCTGCGCGATGCAGGCTTCAAGCTGGCCGTGGACACCAACGGCGGCATCGAGCAGCACATGATTCTGGAACACGTGGGCCTGCTTCATCTGTTCCACAAGATCGTGACCACGGCGGATGTGGCCGAAGGCAAACCCTCGCCCGAAGGCGTGCACGCCATCCTCGGGGAATTCGACCTGAACACGGCGCAAGCCCTGTTCATCGGCGATTCCAGCATCGACATGCGCACCGCGAACAACGCGGGCGTGACCTTCTGGGCCTATCGCAACTCCGACCTTAAGGCCGGAATCCATCTTGCGGACTACGGCTCCGTTCTGCTTCCCTGA
- a CDS encoding putative nucleotidyltransferase substrate binding domain-containing protein gives MNASGDADSGREWSIRPPERLGAELQVMAADGKLRGIRRTRLDLVQDWLDQGLDAEETCRRLTAFNEDVVLAVLEAHADRYAWLKDCTFLEFGSGGRGEQVMGSDQDNGLLVRGNPDPDELDEATGDIVLALDGAGLPLCRGGIMVSSEEWRGDFDCWLERLTGWLSNPMEKGPWQSGLILDFRSLYGSRAEALLLRDRLWEFVRSRPVAVRMLVDELTQYRLPLTFYGAFITEKSGPWHGFLDIKHSVLAHLTNGARILALKYGLPELHTCDRIRALAAQGHVSERHGTDMLTAWEHLQRMRLEIGLACAEEGLSGHSYVNPSYMCKADKKRLRDAVAAAEKLIRLVQAGAGL, from the coding sequence GTGAACGCGAGTGGCGACGCGGATTCCGGTCGGGAATGGTCGATCCGGCCACCGGAACGGCTCGGGGCCGAATTGCAGGTCATGGCCGCGGACGGCAAGTTGCGCGGCATTCGGCGTACGCGTCTGGATCTGGTGCAGGACTGGCTGGATCAAGGGCTGGACGCCGAGGAGACCTGCCGCAGGCTGACCGCGTTCAACGAGGACGTGGTGCTGGCCGTGCTGGAGGCGCATGCGGATCGATATGCCTGGCTCAAGGACTGCACGTTTCTGGAATTCGGTTCGGGCGGACGCGGAGAGCAGGTCATGGGCTCGGATCAGGACAACGGTCTGCTCGTGCGCGGCAATCCCGATCCGGACGAACTGGACGAAGCTACGGGCGACATTGTTCTTGCGCTGGACGGAGCCGGGTTGCCCTTGTGCCGGGGCGGAATCATGGTCAGCAGCGAGGAATGGCGCGGGGACTTCGATTGCTGGCTGGAGCGGCTTACCGGCTGGCTTTCCAATCCCATGGAAAAGGGGCCGTGGCAGTCCGGGCTGATTCTGGATTTTCGTTCCCTGTACGGCAGCAGGGCCGAAGCGTTGCTGCTTCGCGATCGGCTGTGGGAGTTCGTGCGTTCGCGTCCGGTCGCAGTGCGGATGCTGGTGGACGAATTGACGCAATATCGATTGCCCCTGACCTTCTACGGGGCCTTCATCACGGAAAAATCCGGGCCGTGGCACGGTTTTCTGGACATCAAGCACAGCGTGCTGGCGCATCTGACCAATGGAGCGCGCATTCTGGCCCTGAAATACGGTTTGCCGGAACTGCACACCTGCGACCGCATTCGAGCCTTGGCTGCGCAAGGGCATGTGTCCGAAAGGCATGGCACGGACATGCTGACAGCATGGGAACACCTTCAGCGAATGCGTCTGGAAATCGGTCTGGCCTGCGCAGAGGAAGGATTGTCCGGGCACAGCTACGTCAATCCCTCCTATATGTGCAAGGCAGACAAAAAGCGATTGCGCGATGCCGTGGCGGCTGCGGAAAAACTGATCCGGCTGGTGCAGGCCGGGGCCGGATTGTAG
- a CDS encoding murein transglycosylase domain-containing protein yields MNAIKPAVLLLCLALVGSCTRHDAYRIARAAASGDPAAAATALARDQAVSYATNPEALVSDIKTFRNMLEKFVKAIQGEWGDKDVRLPQPKTYVKYTQDYLSRATVDFDKGLVTVETLDTKDTRKSLREAIVVTLLTPDDPRAVDLYSAKPVVLGETPFLLGEVKDFDGSDIRWEWRAGRFADRLVSDARTRTIRAKSGKRTATYVTIPMTRDHLNVRAAKYRNHVRTAAKRFNVSPNLIYAIMKVESDFNPFAVSHAMALGLMQVVPTTAGSDVYRFLNGRDGRPTKNMLFQPDTNITYGTAYLHLLDTRFLGRIDNPVSREYCVISGYNGGAGNVLRTFSRDRDKAVSHINSLGPDQVYRTLRADLPQAETRRYLLKVMEAKKSFVNF; encoded by the coding sequence ATGAACGCAATCAAACCCGCCGTCCTGCTCCTGTGTCTTGCCCTTGTCGGCTCCTGCACCCGGCACGATGCCTACCGCATTGCCCGCGCAGCAGCCTCGGGCGATCCCGCCGCAGCCGCAACAGCGCTTGCGCGCGATCAGGCCGTCTCCTATGCCACGAACCCGGAAGCACTGGTTTCGGACATCAAGACCTTCCGCAACATGCTGGAAAAATTCGTCAAGGCGATTCAGGGCGAATGGGGCGACAAGGACGTGCGCCTGCCCCAGCCCAAGACCTATGTAAAATATACGCAGGACTACCTGTCGCGAGCCACGGTGGATTTCGACAAGGGGCTCGTCACCGTGGAAACACTGGACACGAAGGACACCCGAAAAAGCCTGCGGGAAGCCATCGTGGTCACCCTGCTGACCCCGGACGATCCCCGGGCCGTGGACCTGTATTCGGCCAAGCCCGTGGTCCTCGGCGAAACTCCGTTCCTGCTCGGCGAGGTCAAGGACTTCGACGGCAGCGACATCCGCTGGGAATGGCGCGCCGGACGGTTTGCCGACCGACTGGTTTCGGATGCAAGGACGCGAACCATCCGCGCAAAGTCAGGGAAACGCACTGCCACCTATGTCACGATCCCCATGACCCGGGACCATCTGAACGTGCGCGCCGCCAAGTACCGCAACCACGTCCGGACTGCGGCCAAACGGTTCAACGTCAGCCCGAACCTGATCTACGCCATCATGAAGGTGGAATCCGATTTCAATCCGTTCGCCGTGAGCCACGCCATGGCACTTGGCCTGATGCAGGTGGTGCCGACAACTGCAGGCAGTGACGTGTACCGTTTTCTCAACGGCCGGGACGGTCGCCCCACAAAGAACATGCTGTTCCAGCCCGACACGAACATCACCTACGGCACAGCCTACCTGCACCTGCTGGACACCCGTTTTCTCGGCCGGATCGACAACCCGGTTTCCCGGGAATATTGTGTGATCTCGGGATACAACGGGGGTGCTGGCAATGTGCTGCGCACTTTTTCCCGGGACAGGGACAAGGCCGTCTCCCATATCAATTCGCTGGGGCCGGATCAGGTATATCGGACCCTGAGGGCCGATCTGCCGCAGGCGGAAACGCGCCGCTATCTCCTCAAGGTGATGGAAGCCAAGAAATCCTTTGTCAACTTCTAG
- a CDS encoding glycosyltransferase family 9 protein, producing the protein MNVLIINLTRFGDLIQTQPVISGFKALGGRVGLVCLENFSGAARLLRDLDSVFSLPGARLLAALDGDWRKAVRECTGFREALAAEFPADIVVNLTPSVSSRLLVRALAPDGAELRGFSVDEFGFNADSGPWAAFLQMAGGNRGTSPFNVCDLFRRTAGLQDKGKSLRLADPDSSVMEQARELLTSGSGESGKGFLAVQLGASEEHRRWPVAHFVRAAQLLWEEEKLVPVLLGTASETGLAHRFSEGATCPHIDLTGKTGLEQLGGVLRHCRVLITNDTGTMHLAAGLGVPVVAIFLATAQPWDTGPYSAGCVSLEPDVQCHPCEFGRACANDHECRHAVQPETVVGCVRQLFGAQAGIPWTGARVWRSVVGSDGFMALESLSGHGNTGRAWWIDAQRRLYRGFLDRESLEGISLPRCPDPDLAEFLSKNLTDAHDILFLLLQQGMVLAKNPREHAKQKFLGSWQRFQNLLESVSELKILGSLWMFESHKDGNHLVALLEMIERYRALVGAMKTAIY; encoded by the coding sequence ATGAACGTTCTGATCATCAATCTGACCCGATTCGGCGACCTCATTCAGACCCAGCCCGTGATTTCCGGTTTCAAGGCCCTTGGCGGCCGCGTGGGACTGGTCTGTCTGGAGAATTTTTCCGGTGCGGCGCGTCTGCTGCGCGATCTGGATTCGGTGTTCAGTCTGCCCGGGGCCCGGTTACTTGCGGCGCTGGACGGAGACTGGCGCAAGGCCGTGCGCGAATGCACCGGGTTCCGCGAGGCATTGGCTGCGGAGTTTCCGGCGGACATTGTCGTCAACCTGACTCCGTCCGTATCCTCGCGACTGCTGGTGCGGGCGCTGGCCCCGGATGGAGCTGAATTGCGCGGTTTCAGCGTGGACGAATTCGGGTTCAACGCGGACTCGGGACCGTGGGCCGCGTTTCTGCAAATGGCGGGCGGGAATCGGGGAACCAGTCCCTTCAATGTCTGCGACCTTTTTCGCAGGACCGCCGGGTTGCAGGACAAGGGAAAATCCCTGCGTCTGGCCGATCCCGATTCCTCTGTCATGGAGCAGGCACGCGAGCTGCTGACTTCCGGAAGTGGAGAGTCCGGAAAGGGATTTCTGGCCGTGCAGCTCGGAGCGAGCGAAGAGCACCGACGTTGGCCCGTGGCGCATTTCGTGCGTGCTGCCCAACTCCTTTGGGAAGAGGAAAAGCTTGTTCCCGTGCTGCTGGGTACGGCGTCGGAAACCGGATTGGCGCATCGCTTCAGCGAAGGCGCGACCTGTCCGCATATTGATTTGACGGGAAAGACCGGGCTGGAACAGCTTGGTGGTGTTCTGCGGCATTGCCGTGTCCTGATCACGAACGATACCGGGACCATGCACCTTGCTGCCGGTCTTGGTGTGCCCGTGGTCGCGATTTTTCTGGCCACGGCCCAGCCTTGGGATACCGGGCCGTACAGCGCCGGATGCGTCAGTCTGGAGCCGGATGTGCAATGTCATCCCTGCGAATTCGGCAGGGCATGTGCGAATGATCATGAATGCCGTCATGCCGTGCAACCGGAAACCGTGGTCGGATGCGTGCGCCAGCTTTTCGGGGCGCAGGCGGGCATCCCATGGACCGGTGCCAGAGTCTGGCGATCCGTGGTCGGTTCCGATGGATTCATGGCTCTGGAATCCCTTTCCGGGCATGGCAACACGGGACGCGCGTGGTGGATTGATGCCCAGCGCAGGCTCTACCGTGGTTTTCTGGACAGGGAATCTTTGGAAGGCATTTCCCTGCCCCGGTGCCCCGATCCGGATTTGGCCGAATTCCTGTCCAAAAATTTGACGGATGCGCATGACATCCTTTTTCTGCTCCTTCAGCAGGGCATGGTGCTTGCGAAGAATCCTCGGGAGCATGCCAAGCAGAAGTTTCTGGGCTCATGGCAGCGGTTTCAGAACCTTCTGGAAAGTGTTTCGGAACTCAAGATACTCGGATCATTGTGGATGTTCGAGTCCCACAAGGACGGAAACCATCTTGTCGCGTTGCTGGAAATGATTGAGCGCTACAGGGCGCTGGTCGGCGCGATGAAAACGGCAATTTACTGA
- a CDS encoding cation acetate symporter, with translation METGYQIPITALVLIGCMLAFTVVTTWMFRRQKTSADYYLAGRKVNSFINASAISSDYLSAASFLGVAGVAFLFGFDGIIYALGFFVGYIALLLFLASPLRKFGRYTVPDFVSERFHSKSARILGVIGVLFVSLFYMAPQMLGAGKVMGLLLNMEYGTAIVVISCIITVYVAVGGMKGTTVNQLVQFWILFGAMFLLAFIPFMVKGYTYTDVVAFIQQFKGPDPTGKMFDGGAYASPAYWLTNLKDTLSLLLALMFGTAGLPHILVRFYTAPDGKAARRTVIYVLLLIGMFYILSPYVGHVVRYVYLQGETLGVSPHLMKWLAANGKNLAVPVAGSHFGGQILLGIVVAGAFAAILSTVAGLIIACAGAIGHDLVVNVFNPNMPERTRVTVARVASLFIGMLGIPLGFMAENMQIAVLVGLAFAIAASTFFPVLVMGVWWPKMTRGGACAGLVTGIVGSFAMILGREYLPTILQFKNPGGFVMLLSFLAIYAVSRMEYAARGEDALPHDTHEVMAILHGPEQA, from the coding sequence ATGGAAACCGGATATCAGATCCCCATCACGGCTCTGGTGCTGATCGGGTGCATGCTGGCCTTTACCGTGGTCACGACATGGATGTTCCGACGGCAGAAAACATCTGCCGACTATTACCTTGCCGGACGCAAGGTCAATTCCTTCATCAATGCCTCGGCCATTTCCTCGGACTATCTGTCCGCAGCCTCGTTTCTGGGCGTCGCCGGCGTGGCTTTCCTGTTCGGATTCGACGGCATCATCTACGCACTGGGCTTCTTCGTGGGCTATATCGCCCTGCTGCTCTTTCTGGCCAGCCCGCTCAGAAAATTCGGCCGCTATACCGTGCCGGATTTCGTGTCCGAACGGTTTCATTCCAAGAGCGCGCGCATTCTGGGTGTGATCGGCGTGCTGTTCGTGTCCCTGTTCTACATGGCTCCGCAAATGCTGGGCGCGGGCAAGGTCATGGGCCTGCTCCTGAACATGGAATATGGCACGGCCATCGTGGTCATATCCTGCATCATCACGGTCTACGTGGCCGTGGGCGGCATGAAGGGCACCACGGTCAACCAGCTCGTCCAGTTCTGGATTCTGTTCGGCGCCATGTTCCTGCTCGCCTTCATCCCGTTCATGGTCAAGGGATACACCTACACCGACGTGGTGGCGTTCATCCAGCAGTTCAAGGGACCGGACCCCACGGGCAAGATGTTCGACGGCGGGGCCTATGCATCTCCTGCCTACTGGCTGACCAACCTCAAGGATACCCTGAGCCTGCTTCTGGCCCTGATGTTCGGCACGGCCGGTCTGCCCCACATTCTGGTCCGCTTCTACACCGCACCGGACGGCAAGGCCGCACGCCGCACAGTCATCTACGTGCTGCTGCTCATCGGCATGTTCTACATCCTCAGCCCGTACGTGGGCCACGTGGTCCGCTACGTCTACCTTCAGGGCGAAACCCTGGGCGTGAGTCCGCACCTGATGAAATGGCTGGCGGCCAACGGCAAGAATCTGGCCGTTCCCGTGGCCGGATCGCACTTCGGCGGACAGATCCTGCTCGGCATCGTGGTGGCTGGCGCGTTCGCCGCCATCCTGTCCACCGTGGCCGGGCTGATCATCGCCTGCGCCGGAGCCATCGGTCACGACCTCGTGGTCAACGTGTTCAATCCGAACATGCCGGAACGCACGCGCGTCACGGTCGCCCGCGTCGCCTCCCTGTTCATCGGCATGCTTGGCATTCCACTGGGATTCATGGCCGAGAACATGCAGATCGCGGTTCTGGTCGGACTCGCCTTTGCCATTGCCGCATCCACCTTCTTCCCGGTGCTGGTCATGGGCGTGTGGTGGCCGAAGATGACCAGAGGCGGAGCATGCGCCGGGCTGGTCACGGGCATTGTCGGCTCGTTTGCCATGATTCTGGGCAGGGAATATCTGCCCACGATCCTGCAATTCAAGAATCCCGGCGGATTCGTGATGCTGCTGAGCTTTCTGGCCATCTACGCGGTTTCCCGCATGGAATACGCGGCCAGAGGCGAGGACGCCCTGCCGCACGACACCCACGAGGTCATGGCCATCCTGCATGGCCCGGAACAGGCGTAA
- a CDS encoding 2-amino-3,7-dideoxy-D-threo-hept-6-ulosonate synthase translates to MQLGKAVRLERIMNRNNGRTIIVPLDHGVTVGPIYGLVDLRETVNQVAEGGANAMLMHKGIPRCSHRRHGRDIGLIIHLSASTSLSPHPNAKTLVGSVTDAIKLGADAVSVHINLGDETESRMLADLGAICSEANEWGMPVLAMMYARGPKIENEYDPDVVAHCARVGVELGADIVKVNYTGDPKSFVRVVEGCCVPVVIAGGPKLENELDLVRMVHDSVQAGGAGLSVGRNIFQHPNPVKIVAALHKVVHEDWDIDAAMELL, encoded by the coding sequence ATGCAACTCGGAAAAGCCGTCCGACTCGAACGCATCATGAACCGCAACAATGGCCGGACCATCATCGTGCCTCTCGACCACGGCGTCACCGTGGGCCCGATCTACGGGTTGGTGGATCTGCGCGAAACCGTGAATCAGGTGGCGGAAGGCGGGGCAAACGCCATGCTCATGCACAAGGGCATCCCCCGCTGCTCCCACCGTCGTCACGGCAGGGACATCGGCCTGATCATCCACCTGTCCGCCAGCACGTCCCTGTCTCCCCATCCCAATGCCAAGACGCTGGTCGGGTCGGTCACGGACGCGATCAAGCTCGGTGCGGACGCGGTCAGCGTGCACATCAATCTGGGCGACGAAACCGAATCCAGAATGCTCGCGGACCTTGGCGCAATCTGCTCGGAAGCCAACGAGTGGGGCATGCCTGTTCTGGCCATGATGTACGCCCGGGGGCCCAAGATCGAAAACGAATACGACCCGGATGTGGTGGCCCATTGCGCCCGTGTGGGCGTGGAGCTCGGCGCGGACATCGTCAAGGTCAACTACACCGGAGACCCGAAATCCTTTGTCCGCGTGGTGGAAGGCTGCTGCGTGCCAGTGGTCATTGCCGGAGGCCCGAAACTGGAGAACGAACTCGATCTGGTCCGCATGGTCCATGATTCGGTGCAGGCCGGAGGCGCAGGGCTGTCCGTGGGCAGGAACATCTTCCAGCATCCCAATCCCGTCAAGATCGTCGCGGCACTGCACAAGGTCGTGCACGAGGACTGGGACATTGACGCGGCAATGGAGCTGCTCTAG
- a CDS encoding DUF485 domain-containing protein: MDQQIEAIRKRQLNMALGIGIPYFAFVIGIFLLVYLAKDAVAGVGIMGFPLHYWLVAVAVYPLTWALFIWYVGRANAMEDEIAEIEGGE; the protein is encoded by the coding sequence ATGGATCAGCAAATCGAGGCCATCCGCAAACGTCAACTGAACATGGCGCTGGGCATCGGCATTCCGTACTTCGCCTTTGTCATCGGCATATTCCTGCTGGTGTATCTGGCAAAGGACGCCGTAGCCGGAGTCGGCATCATGGGATTCCCCCTGCACTACTGGCTCGTTGCCGTAGCCGTGTACCCCCTCACCTGGGCTCTGTTCATCTGGTATGTCGGCCGCGCCAACGCCATGGAAGACGAAATCGCCGAAATCGAGGGAGGAGAATAA